Proteins encoded in a region of the Spiribacter sp. 1M189 genome:
- the thiS gene encoding sulfur carrier protein ThiS, with the protein MTIRVNGEPFTVPARCTLEELLERMDMGSQRVAVEHNEDVVPRSEYAATGLQDGDRVEIIRAIGGG; encoded by the coding sequence ATCACCATTCGCGTCAACGGCGAGCCCTTTACCGTGCCAGCCCGCTGCACGCTCGAAGAACTGCTCGAGCGCATGGACATGGGCAGTCAGCGCGTCGCCGTTGAACACAACGAGGACGTGGTGCCACGCAGTGAATACGCGGCCACCGGACTTCAGGATGGAGACCGGGTCGAGATCATCCGCGCCATCGGCGGCGGCTGA
- a CDS encoding 2Fe-2S iron-sulfur cluster-binding protein, with amino-acid sequence MSGQGFRPVRDSGERIMVAIDGVEHELPAGMSVLAALLCADAVAEGRVTPPDWFCGIGQCQRCRVRINGREAAACQTPARPGDVIETRENWSG; translated from the coding sequence ATGAGTGGGCAGGGGTTTCGTCCGGTGCGTGATTCCGGCGAGCGCATCATGGTCGCCATCGACGGGGTGGAACATGAACTGCCGGCCGGCATGAGCGTTCTTGCCGCGCTGCTCTGCGCCGACGCGGTGGCCGAGGGCCGGGTGACTCCGCCCGACTGGTTCTGCGGCATTGGCCAGTGTCAGCGCTGCCGTGTGCGCATCAATGGCCGGGAGGCGGCGGCCTGTCAGACGCCTGCCCGGCCGGGCGACGTCATCGAGACGCGGGAGAACTGGAGCGGCTGA